Proteins encoded in a region of the Isosphaeraceae bacterium EP7 genome:
- the ilvD gene encoding dihydroxy-acid dehydratase, with protein sequence MAFDTRHRSRHLLDGRDRAPARAMLKAIGFDDEALSKPIIGIANTWIETMPCNYHLREVADRVRQGIIDAGGTPMEFNTVAISDGITMGTEGMKASLISREIIADSIELVGRGHAFDAVVALAACDKTIPGAAMGLLRLDVPGVVVYGGSIAPGKFKGKDVTIMDVFEAVGSNARGMMSDADFRDLEDHACPGAGACGGQFTANTMALALEFLGISPVGSASPPALDCRKGDAAYDAGKLVLDLLKRGVKAKDLLTKLAFENAIAGVAATGGSTNAVLHLLAIAREVGIPLTIDEFDTVSERTPTLADLKPGGRFVATDFDRAGGTALVAKRLIAAGKLDGSQVTPTGKTLAEESDSAVETPGQEVILTAEKPLKMTGGLVILKGNLAPEGCVLKVAGAERKLHTGPARVFDREEDAMAAVTTGSIKAGDVVVIRYEGPRGGPGMREMLGVTAAIVGQGLGETVALMTDGRFSGATRGLMAGHVAPEAARGGPIAAVREGDIITFDIAARTLNVDVPEATLKERMVGWVAPPPRYTTGVFAKYASLVSSASEGAITLPIW encoded by the coding sequence ATGGCGTTCGACACCAGACACCGCAGCAGGCACCTCCTCGACGGCAGGGACCGCGCACCGGCCCGGGCCATGCTCAAGGCCATCGGCTTTGATGACGAGGCGCTGTCCAAGCCGATCATCGGCATCGCCAACACCTGGATCGAGACGATGCCCTGCAACTATCACCTGCGCGAGGTCGCCGACCGGGTGCGGCAGGGGATCATCGACGCGGGCGGCACCCCCATGGAATTCAACACCGTCGCCATCAGCGACGGCATCACCATGGGCACCGAGGGGATGAAGGCCAGCCTCATCAGCCGCGAGATCATCGCCGACTCGATCGAGCTGGTCGGCCGCGGCCACGCCTTCGACGCCGTCGTCGCCCTGGCGGCCTGCGACAAGACCATCCCGGGGGCCGCCATGGGCCTGCTCCGGCTGGACGTGCCGGGCGTCGTCGTCTACGGCGGCTCGATCGCGCCCGGGAAGTTCAAGGGGAAAGACGTCACCATCATGGACGTCTTCGAGGCCGTCGGCTCCAACGCCCGCGGCATGATGTCCGACGCCGACTTCCGCGACCTGGAAGACCACGCCTGTCCCGGCGCCGGCGCCTGCGGCGGCCAGTTCACGGCCAACACCATGGCGCTGGCCCTCGAGTTCCTGGGCATCTCGCCCGTCGGCTCCGCCAGCCCGCCGGCCCTCGATTGCCGCAAGGGCGACGCCGCCTATGACGCCGGCAAGCTGGTTCTCGACCTGTTGAAGCGAGGCGTCAAGGCGAAGGACCTGCTGACGAAGCTGGCCTTCGAGAACGCCATCGCCGGGGTGGCCGCCACCGGGGGCTCGACCAACGCCGTGCTCCACCTGCTGGCCATCGCCCGCGAGGTGGGCATCCCGCTGACGATCGACGAGTTCGACACCGTCAGCGAGCGGACCCCCACGCTGGCCGACCTCAAGCCGGGCGGCCGGTTCGTGGCCACCGACTTCGACCGCGCCGGCGGCACGGCGCTGGTCGCCAAGCGGCTGATCGCGGCCGGCAAGCTCGACGGCAGCCAGGTCACGCCGACCGGCAAGACCCTGGCCGAGGAGTCGGACTCGGCCGTCGAGACCCCCGGTCAGGAAGTGATCCTCACCGCCGAGAAGCCCCTGAAGATGACCGGCGGCCTGGTGATCCTCAAGGGGAACCTGGCCCCCGAGGGATGCGTGCTCAAGGTGGCGGGCGCCGAGCGCAAGCTGCACACCGGGCCGGCCCGGGTCTTCGACCGCGAGGAGGACGCGATGGCCGCCGTGACGACCGGCTCGATCAAGGCCGGCGACGTCGTGGTCATCCGCTATGAAGGCCCCCGAGGCGGCCCCGGCATGCGCGAGATGCTGGGCGTCACCGCGGCCATCGTCGGCCAGGGCCTCGGCGAGACCGTCGCCCTGATGACCGACGGCCGCTTCAGCGGGGCCACCCGAGGCCTGATGGCCGGCCACGTCGCCCCCGAGGCCGCACGAGGCGGGCCCATCGCCGCCGTCCGCGAAGGCGACATCATCACCTTCGACATCGCCGCCCGCACCCTCAACGTCGATGTGCCCGAGGCCACCCTCAAGGAGCGAATGGTCGGCTGGGTCGCCCCCCCGCCGCGCTACACCACGGGCGTCTTCGCCAAGTACGCCTCGCTGGTCTCCTCGGCCTCCGAAGGCGCCATCACGCTGCCCATCTGGTAA
- a CDS encoding DUF4041 domain-containing protein, producing MLYAFLILLSFALIGSTLFFLLRSQELNSQLQRASETWQQKESVFNSELAKVEKLRHIPDVIEKARRTKEDIEEKLAQAQKRADEIVRRAVEEAQDQSRKLRAEGERQFESSRAMGQTLTSEASALKAEAQEALRVAKWQGQNALEEAQKEARQVASMARKDAKEKREKAEAALDQVTGYAFSIRQKAEHRAGEIAGEAFEARGKVEEYRSIAQALQNRIEGYSGVYMVPASHILDELAEEFGFSKAGEKLKLVRERTKTMQQNETAATCGYPEGWKKEHALKFVLSTFNGKVDTILSRLKPGNQGKLIQEVKDAYALVNRDGEVYKNARIQEEYLDSRLEEIKWAVAVQKMKEKAREEQRAIKEQIREEERTKKEIEKAIKQAEREEELVNRAIARLRKQFEEASEAEKANLEAQLQELNGKLVEAEEKGRKAISMAQQTKKGHVYIISNVGAFGENVYKIGLTRRLDPTERVKELGDASVPFAFDVHAMLASDDAPALETALHRRFVERQVNKVNKRKEFFRVSLTEIRKVAEELGLESTWTLDAEASQYRETLALEQAMKSNTELRRQWLADQATFDFKDQDFEDAEQELEEVEA from the coding sequence ATGCTCTATGCCTTCCTCATCCTGCTCTCGTTCGCACTCATCGGTTCCACGCTTTTCTTCCTCTTGAGGTCGCAGGAACTCAACTCGCAGCTTCAGCGGGCGAGCGAGACCTGGCAGCAGAAAGAGAGCGTCTTCAACTCAGAGCTGGCCAAGGTGGAGAAGTTGAGGCATATCCCGGACGTCATCGAGAAGGCGCGCAGGACCAAGGAGGACATCGAGGAGAAGCTCGCCCAGGCGCAGAAGCGGGCGGATGAGATCGTCCGAAGAGCCGTGGAAGAGGCGCAGGACCAGAGCAGGAAGCTCCGGGCCGAGGGCGAGAGACAATTCGAATCGTCGAGGGCGATGGGGCAGACACTGACGAGCGAGGCCTCGGCGCTGAAGGCCGAGGCTCAGGAAGCGTTGAGGGTGGCGAAATGGCAGGGTCAGAATGCCCTCGAAGAAGCCCAGAAGGAAGCGAGGCAGGTTGCGTCCATGGCCCGGAAGGACGCGAAGGAGAAGCGGGAGAAGGCCGAAGCCGCTCTGGACCAGGTCACGGGCTATGCCTTTTCGATCAGGCAGAAGGCGGAGCATCGGGCCGGTGAGATCGCCGGCGAAGCGTTCGAGGCCAGGGGAAAGGTCGAGGAATACCGGTCGATTGCCCAGGCTTTGCAGAACCGGATCGAGGGCTACAGCGGAGTCTACATGGTCCCCGCCTCACACATCCTCGACGAGCTCGCCGAGGAGTTTGGATTCAGCAAGGCAGGCGAGAAGCTGAAGCTCGTCAGGGAGCGGACCAAGACGATGCAGCAGAACGAGACGGCCGCGACCTGCGGCTATCCCGAGGGGTGGAAGAAGGAGCACGCCCTGAAATTTGTGCTCAGCACCTTCAACGGCAAGGTAGACACAATCCTGTCCAGGCTGAAGCCCGGCAACCAGGGCAAGCTGATCCAGGAGGTCAAGGATGCCTACGCCTTGGTCAACCGGGATGGCGAGGTCTACAAGAATGCCCGCATCCAGGAGGAGTACCTGGACTCGCGCCTCGAAGAGATCAAATGGGCGGTGGCGGTGCAGAAGATGAAGGAGAAAGCCCGAGAGGAGCAGCGGGCGATCAAGGAGCAGATCCGGGAAGAGGAGCGGACTAAGAAGGAGATCGAGAAGGCCATCAAGCAGGCCGAACGCGAGGAAGAGCTCGTCAACAGGGCCATCGCCAGGCTCAGGAAGCAATTCGAGGAGGCGAGCGAGGCGGAGAAGGCCAACCTCGAAGCCCAGCTGCAGGAGTTGAACGGGAAGCTCGTCGAGGCCGAGGAGAAGGGGAGGAAGGCGATCTCGATGGCCCAGCAGACGAAGAAGGGCCACGTCTACATCATCTCCAATGTCGGGGCATTCGGCGAGAACGTCTACAAGATCGGCCTGACGCGCAGACTCGACCCCACCGAGCGGGTCAAGGAACTCGGCGATGCGAGCGTGCCGTTCGCGTTCGACGTCCACGCCATGCTCGCCTCCGACGACGCTCCAGCGCTGGAAACGGCCCTGCACAGGCGGTTCGTCGAGCGGCAGGTCAACAAGGTCAACAAGCGGAAAGAGTTCTTCCGCGTTAGCCTGACGGAGATCAGGAAGGTTGCCGAGGAACTGGGCCTTGAATCCACCTGGACGCTGGATGCCGAAGCAAGCCAGTATCGGGAAACCCTGGCCCTTGAACAGGCGATGAAGTCGAACACCGAGCTGAGAAGGCAGTGGCTAGCAGACCAGGCCACATTCGATTTCAAGGATCAGGATTTCGAGGATGCGGAGCAGGAGCTGGAAGAAGTCGAGGCATAG
- a CDS encoding Ig-like domain repeat protein has translation MMRLFLGMFDDRQTPRPTRRRRRATPTVGFRPHHETLEVRITPATVTWTGAVSTLWSNTANWDTAAVPVAGDDLVFPSGTGRQNLTNDLTAGLSFNSITIHNVYTLSGAAITLAGDLNIPNANGVASYNLPTTMTTGVINTTSALGGVSLGGIISGSAGITKTGPGILYIGGDTSNTYTGTTTIVSGPAGLTKSGMPGQTVTSINGDLVIGAGASLTSYYSDQIADTSTITIGLGGTLAFDDFGGQVTEQVKSLSMTGATVATGTGSLALNDRIDVLASAQSSTISGALAMIKVTPEIAVADGAADDDLVISASFFNPNGPVTKTGVGTELISSSNTTFNNTVVAGGTLAISNGGALGGVSSTATIWTGATLDLRGTMTVAPAVSTSASGSGAAARILASSGNTKMNGNFGLGATLNFEVADGLNLLLSGQNVAETVLGASVTKTGTGLLSYQVNSTYTGGTTIEAGTLQSRGSSALSTSGVVTVEGGATLDFFDAVGMNMGLASMGIPSGGLNLQGSGVGGTAGALSKSTGIGSIMLVGGAVNLVDDATVRVDGGDLRFQQATTGSNVLTKQGTGILAFMVANNGLSKAVVEEGSLFVLDLNTFNVELSGVGSTLGGFGSVGFVTSAGGSMAAGLDMAGALATTGLTLDGSSTFDVDIDGNVPGNSAGMSGFYDQTTVNGVVNLGGATLNLNVTNNYTPTYGGTLTLIENDGGDLVVGTFAGLAEGSSITAGGKNFTISYLGGTGNDVVLNCILSTTTSVTSSSNPSNNGSAITLSASVSTSFGMASGTVTFFDGSTQIGSPVTLVSGAGSIGYSPGVGVHNITAVYSGDLFFFGSTSTNLVQNVNGEATTTALAATTATVFGQSATFTAFVTSTTAGTITGTVTFFADGVSMGSGTVTSGQASISTASLVVGTYAITATYNGDSTYSAGNTASSVSQLVNQANTSVSVVVSANPAAPSTPVTFTATVSATSPGAGSPTGLMSFFAGSTNLGSVAIVNNVASLTTSLLTLGSHAMTISYLGDSNFNASPMNTFTQVIANTAATTTILTATSATVYGQQAVITAQVTSATSGTITGTMTFYAGGVVIGTGPVIMGQTSISTAILAAGSHTITASYSGDANYSSGSTATPVTQLVNKASTNLSFASSANPSLFGQSVTYTATISAVSPGSGMPTGTVTFYSDGVSIGTNLVSSGSIATLVVSSLGVGSHAITALYSGDGNFSSSSTAQAITQVVTASATSTILTSNLASTVYGQQITFNAAVSAISPGSGLATGTVTFYSDGVSIGAGTLSAGVATLQISTLPAGSHSITATYSGDPSFSMSSSAGLSLSVSQVATGAVLSLQGPTVSGQYATYVVTVGSVSGAPMPTGNATVTLGSTVLGTSPLDSSGLAYFVLAIADVGSLNLTGHYLGDANHSPITTADQTQVVSFASASVVIVASSTSVIGLPVSFSANVNAIAPGGGTIGGSVLFYDGSTPIGTGNVVNGVASFSAVLSPGLHAIAAAFQGDAHFAYAAAASPALIDSVLGATTTTLTMPGASANGQTITFTATVAAPGYTPEGTVMFYANGTPIGPGTLSGGVATFTTNGLPAANYAITAAFLGSANFAGSTSAAGTQVISQAGANLTMTQSAASVSFAQPVTFSVNVGAVAPGAGVPTGTVTFTENGTVVAVVNLVNGSGTFVASALSVGTRTIVATYSGNSSFIALNTATATVQVTQSATITTVAPAPTGPVLTVRVSSSPTSLAIPTGSVFIFLDGVVQGIATLTGGTYSWTIDPLKLAKGQKYTATYGGDVNFKSSSGSYIH, from the coding sequence ATGATGCGACTCTTCCTCGGCATGTTCGACGATCGCCAGACGCCCAGGCCCACCCGTCGGCGTCGCCGGGCCACGCCCACGGTCGGGTTCAGGCCTCATCATGAGACGCTGGAAGTCCGGATCACGCCGGCGACCGTCACCTGGACAGGCGCGGTCTCGACCCTCTGGAGCAATACGGCCAACTGGGACACCGCGGCGGTCCCGGTGGCGGGCGACGACCTGGTCTTCCCCTCGGGCACGGGCCGCCAGAACCTCACGAATGACCTCACTGCGGGGCTCTCGTTCAACTCGATCACGATCCACAACGTCTACACGCTCAGCGGGGCGGCCATCACCCTGGCCGGGGATCTGAACATCCCGAACGCCAACGGGGTGGCGTCGTACAACCTGCCGACCACCATGACCACCGGCGTGATCAACACCACCAGCGCGCTGGGGGGCGTGTCGCTCGGCGGGATCATCTCGGGCTCCGCGGGCATCACCAAGACCGGGCCGGGCATCCTTTACATCGGCGGGGACACCAGCAACACCTACACCGGGACGACGACGATCGTGTCCGGGCCCGCCGGGCTCACCAAGAGCGGGATGCCGGGTCAGACGGTCACGTCCATCAATGGTGACCTGGTCATCGGGGCCGGCGCCTCGCTCACCTCCTACTACAGCGACCAGATCGCCGATACGTCGACGATCACGATCGGCCTGGGCGGCACGCTGGCGTTCGACGACTTCGGCGGACAGGTCACGGAACAGGTCAAGTCGCTGTCGATGACCGGGGCCACCGTCGCGACGGGGACCGGGTCGCTCGCCTTGAATGACCGGATCGACGTGCTGGCCTCGGCGCAATCGTCGACGATCTCGGGCGCCCTGGCCATGATCAAGGTGACCCCCGAGATTGCCGTGGCCGACGGCGCGGCCGACGATGACCTGGTGATCTCGGCCTCCTTCTTCAACCCCAATGGGCCCGTGACCAAGACGGGGGTGGGCACCGAGCTGATCAGCTCGTCGAACACGACCTTCAACAACACGGTCGTCGCCGGCGGGACGCTGGCCATCAGCAACGGCGGGGCGCTCGGCGGTGTCAGCTCGACGGCGACGATCTGGACGGGTGCGACGCTCGACCTGCGGGGGACGATGACCGTCGCCCCGGCGGTGAGCACTTCCGCCTCGGGATCGGGGGCCGCGGCGAGGATCCTGGCTTCGTCGGGCAACACGAAGATGAACGGCAATTTCGGGCTGGGCGCGACGTTGAACTTCGAGGTGGCCGACGGCCTGAATCTACTACTCAGCGGCCAGAATGTCGCCGAGACAGTCCTTGGCGCCTCGGTGACCAAGACGGGGACCGGGCTGCTCTCTTATCAGGTGAACAGCACTTACACCGGCGGCACCACGATCGAGGCGGGCACGCTCCAGAGCAGGGGCAGCAGCGCGTTGAGCACGTCGGGGGTCGTCACCGTGGAGGGGGGCGCCACGCTCGACTTCTTCGACGCCGTCGGCATGAACATGGGCCTCGCCTCCATGGGCATCCCCTCGGGGGGCCTGAACCTCCAGGGGAGCGGCGTGGGGGGGACCGCCGGTGCCCTGTCGAAGTCGACCGGCATCGGCTCGATCATGCTGGTCGGCGGAGCGGTGAATCTGGTCGACGACGCGACGGTGCGTGTTGATGGGGGCGACCTCCGCTTCCAGCAGGCGACGACGGGGAGCAATGTGCTGACCAAGCAGGGAACCGGCATTCTCGCGTTCATGGTCGCGAACAACGGCCTGTCCAAGGCGGTGGTCGAGGAGGGATCGCTGTTCGTCCTCGACCTGAATACGTTTAACGTCGAGCTGAGCGGCGTGGGCAGCACGCTCGGCGGCTTCGGGTCGGTGGGCTTTGTCACCTCGGCGGGCGGCTCCATGGCCGCGGGTCTCGATATGGCCGGCGCCCTCGCCACGACCGGCCTGACGCTCGACGGTAGCTCCACCTTCGATGTCGACATCGACGGCAACGTGCCCGGCAACAGCGCCGGGATGAGCGGGTTCTATGACCAGACGACCGTCAACGGGGTGGTCAACCTGGGCGGGGCCACGCTCAACCTCAACGTGACGAACAACTACACGCCGACCTATGGCGGCACCCTGACGCTGATCGAAAACGACGGCGGCGACCTCGTCGTCGGCACCTTCGCCGGGCTGGCCGAGGGGAGCTCGATCACCGCGGGCGGCAAGAACTTCACCATCAGCTATCTGGGCGGGACCGGCAACGACGTCGTCTTGAACTGCATCCTCTCGACGACCACGTCGGTGACCAGCTCATCCAACCCGTCGAACAACGGGTCTGCGATCACGCTGTCGGCCTCGGTCTCGACCTCCTTCGGCATGGCCTCCGGCACGGTCACGTTCTTCGACGGCTCGACGCAGATCGGCAGCCCGGTGACGCTGGTCAGCGGAGCTGGCTCGATCGGCTACAGCCCGGGCGTTGGCGTGCATAACATCACGGCGGTCTATTCGGGCGATCTCTTCTTCTTCGGCAGCACCTCGACCAATCTGGTCCAGAACGTCAACGGCGAGGCGACCACGACGGCCCTGGCCGCGACGACGGCCACCGTCTTCGGCCAGTCGGCCACCTTCACCGCGTTCGTCACCTCGACGACCGCCGGGACGATCACCGGCACGGTGACGTTCTTCGCCGACGGCGTCTCCATGGGCAGCGGGACGGTCACCTCGGGCCAGGCCAGCATCAGCACCGCGTCGCTGGTCGTCGGCACTTACGCGATCACCGCCACCTACAACGGGGACTCCACCTACTCGGCGGGCAATACCGCGAGCAGCGTCTCGCAGTTGGTGAACCAGGCCAACACGAGCGTCTCCGTCGTCGTCTCGGCCAACCCGGCGGCGCCCTCCACCCCGGTGACGTTCACCGCGACGGTCTCGGCGACCTCCCCCGGCGCCGGCAGCCCGACCGGCCTCATGTCCTTCTTCGCCGGCTCGACGAATCTCGGCAGCGTCGCGATCGTGAACAACGTCGCCTCGCTCACCACGTCGCTTCTCACCCTGGGAAGCCACGCGATGACGATCTCTTACCTCGGCGACAGCAACTTCAACGCGTCTCCCATGAACACGTTCACGCAGGTGATCGCCAACACCGCGGCCACCACGACGATCCTGACCGCGACGTCGGCCACGGTCTACGGCCAGCAGGCGGTCATCACCGCGCAGGTGACCTCGGCGACCTCCGGCACCATCACCGGCACGATGACGTTCTACGCCGGCGGGGTCGTGATCGGCACCGGGCCGGTCATCATGGGCCAGACCAGCATCAGCACCGCGATTCTGGCCGCCGGCAGCCACACGATCACGGCCAGCTACAGCGGCGACGCCAACTACTCATCGGGCAGCACCGCGACGCCGGTGACGCAGCTGGTGAACAAGGCGAGCACCAATCTCTCGTTCGCTTCGTCGGCGAATCCCTCGCTTTTCGGCCAGTCGGTCACGTATACCGCCACCATCTCGGCGGTCTCCCCGGGATCGGGCATGCCGACGGGGACGGTGACGTTCTACTCCGACGGGGTCTCGATCGGCACGAACCTGGTCTCCTCGGGCAGCATCGCCACCCTGGTCGTGTCGAGCCTGGGGGTCGGCAGCCACGCGATCACCGCCTTGTACTCCGGCGACGGCAATTTCTCTTCATCCTCGACGGCCCAGGCGATCACCCAGGTCGTCACCGCGTCGGCCACCTCGACGATCTTGACCAGCAACCTGGCCTCGACCGTGTATGGCCAGCAGATCACCTTCAACGCCGCCGTCTCGGCGATCTCCCCGGGATCGGGCCTGGCCACGGGGACGGTGACGTTCTACTCCGACGGGGTCTCGATCGGCGCGGGGACGCTCTCCGCTGGGGTCGCGACGCTCCAGATCTCGACTCTGCCGGCCGGTTCGCACTCAATCACCGCGACGTATTCCGGCGACCCGTCGTTCTCCATGTCCTCCTCGGCCGGCCTCTCGCTGTCGGTGAGCCAGGTCGCCACGGGCGCGGTGCTCTCGCTGCAAGGGCCGACCGTCTCGGGCCAGTATGCCACCTACGTCGTCACCGTCGGCTCTGTGAGCGGGGCACCCATGCCCACCGGTAACGCGACGGTCACACTGGGGAGCACCGTCCTGGGCACGAGCCCGCTGGACAGCTCGGGCCTGGCTTACTTCGTGCTGGCCATCGCCGACGTCGGCAGCCTCAACCTGACCGGGCATTACCTGGGCGACGCCAACCACTCGCCCATCACCACCGCGGACCAGACGCAGGTTGTCTCGTTCGCATCGGCAAGCGTCGTCATCGTGGCCTCCTCCACGTCGGTAATCGGCCTGCCGGTCTCGTTCAGCGCCAACGTCAACGCGATCGCCCCGGGCGGCGGGACGATCGGAGGATCGGTCCTCTTCTACGACGGCAGCACGCCCATCGGAACCGGCAACGTGGTCAACGGCGTGGCGTCGTTCTCGGCGGTCCTTTCGCCCGGGCTGCACGCCATCGCGGCGGCCTTCCAGGGCGATGCCCACTTCGCCTACGCCGCGGCGGCCTCGCCCGCCCTGATCGACTCGGTCCTCGGGGCAACGACCACGACGCTGACGATGCCCGGAGCGTCGGCCAACGGCCAGACGATCACCTTCACGGCCACCGTGGCCGCCCCGGGCTACACCCCGGAAGGCACGGTGATGTTCTACGCCAACGGCACGCCGATCGGGCCGGGGACGCTGTCGGGCGGGGTGGCCACCTTCACCACCAACGGCCTTCCGGCGGCGAATTACGCCATCACCGCGGCCTTCCTGGGCTCGGCCAACTTCGCGGGGTCGACCTCGGCCGCGGGGACGCAGGTCATCAGCCAGGCAGGTGCAAATCTGACGATGACGCAGTCGGCGGCGTCGGTCAGCTTCGCTCAGCCGGTCACGTTCAGCGTGAACGTCGGGGCGGTCGCGCCCGGTGCGGGTGTCCCGACGGGGACGGTCACGTTCACCGAGAACGGAACCGTGGTCGCGGTCGTGAACTTGGTCAACGGGTCGGGCACGTTCGTGGCCTCGGCCCTCTCGGTCGGCACCCGCACGATCGTGGCCACCTACAGCGGCAACTCGTCCTTCATCGCGCTGAATACGGCCACCGCGACCGTGCAGGTGACCCAGTCCGCCACGATCACCACCGTGGCACCCGCCCCGACCGGGCCGGTTCTCACGGTCCGCGTGTCCTCTTCGCCGACCAGCCTGGCCATCCCGACCGGCAGCGTCTTCATCTTCCTGGACGGCGTGGTGCAGGGGATCGCGACACTCACCGGCGGCACGTACAGCTGGACGATTGACCCGCTCAAGCTCGCGAAGGGGCAGAAGTACACCGCGACGTACGGCGGCGACGTCAACTTCAAGTCCAGCAGCGGCAGCTACATCCACTGA
- a CDS encoding IS630 family transposase codes for MAAYSMDLRERVIAACDEGIQTRAEVAERFSVSQSWVRLLLKRRRETGSIAPRPHGGGRAPAFSGEAAERLCNAVAADPDATLRQLAAAAGVACGTSATDRALRRLGITRKKKSPRAAEQDRPDLKEARAAWRAEFTGVDPSRLVFLDESGATTAMTRRYARSPRGKRVDAAVPHGHWKVLTLTAAVRLGGIGACLAFDGATNSACFEADIGECLAPTLRPCDIVVMDNLSCHKTAEVARLVAAAGAEVRYLPAYSPDLNPIEAMFSKLKESLRSAEARSVDDLIGAMGDGLRSDKAANILGWFHHSGYRHVQ; via the coding sequence ATGGCGGCATACTCGATGGACCTGCGGGAGCGGGTCATTGCCGCCTGCGATGAGGGGATTCAGACGCGCGCCGAGGTCGCCGAACGATTCTCCGTCAGCCAGTCCTGGGTCCGCCTGCTGCTCAAGAGGCGCCGGGAGACCGGCTCGATCGCGCCGAGGCCGCACGGCGGGGGCCGGGCCCCGGCCTTCTCCGGCGAGGCGGCCGAGCGGCTCTGCAACGCCGTCGCGGCCGATCCCGATGCCACGCTCAGGCAGCTGGCGGCCGCCGCCGGCGTGGCCTGCGGCACCTCGGCCACCGACCGGGCGCTGAGACGGCTGGGCATCACGCGCAAAAAAAAGTCGCCCCGGGCCGCCGAGCAGGACCGGCCCGACTTGAAGGAGGCCAGGGCGGCCTGGCGGGCCGAGTTCACCGGCGTCGACCCGTCCCGCCTGGTCTTTCTGGACGAGAGCGGCGCGACGACCGCGATGACCAGGCGGTACGCACGGTCCCCGCGCGGCAAGCGGGTCGATGCGGCGGTGCCGCACGGCCACTGGAAGGTGCTCACCCTGACCGCGGCGGTCCGCCTCGGCGGCATCGGGGCCTGCCTGGCCTTCGACGGGGCGACGAACAGCGCCTGCTTCGAGGCCGACATCGGCGAGTGCCTGGCCCCGACACTCAGGCCCTGTGACATCGTGGTGATGGACAACCTCTCATGCCACAAGACTGCCGAGGTGGCCCGCTTGGTCGCCGCCGCCGGCGCCGAGGTCCGCTACCTGCCGGCCTACAGCCCCGACCTGAACCCGATCGAGGCGATGTTCAGCAAGCTCAAGGAGTCCCTGCGATCGGCCGAGGCGAGGAGCGTGGACGACCTGATCGGCGCGATGGGAGACGGCCTGAGGTCAGACAAAGCGGCCAATATCCTTGGATGGTTTCATCATTCGGGATATCGCCACGTTCAATAG
- a CDS encoding NAD(P)H-dependent oxidoreductase, translating into MRVLAISGSLRAASSNSTLIRSLAALAPEGMDVVIFDGLAGLPHFNPDHDEAEPPPAVAAFRELLGQSDALIVCSPEYAHGIPGSLKNALDWTVGGASLMDKPIAIINASPNSVHVHAQLSLTLGMLGRLVVEASPTVPLAGRKLDEAGIIATPEIADPLRLALMELARVIGEPRAGSSS; encoded by the coding sequence ATGCGAGTCCTGGCCATCTCCGGCAGCCTCAGGGCCGCGTCGTCCAACTCGACGCTCATCCGTTCGCTGGCCGCGCTGGCGCCCGAAGGGATGGATGTCGTCATCTTCGATGGCCTGGCGGGCCTGCCCCACTTCAACCCCGACCACGACGAGGCCGAGCCACCGCCGGCCGTCGCCGCCTTCCGCGAACTTCTCGGTCAAAGCGACGCCCTTATCGTATGCAGCCCCGAGTATGCTCACGGCATCCCGGGCTCGCTGAAGAATGCCCTGGACTGGACCGTCGGCGGGGCGAGCCTGATGGACAAGCCGATCGCGATTATCAACGCCTCGCCCAATTCCGTCCATGTCCATGCCCAGCTCAGCCTGACCCTGGGCATGCTCGGCCGCCTTGTTGTCGAGGCCTCGCCCACGGTCCCGCTCGCCGGCAGGAAGCTCGACGAGGCCGGCATCATCGCCACCCCCGAGATCGCCGATCCGTTACGATTGGCGCTAATGGAGCTGGCCCGGGTCATTGGAGAACCCCGGGCCGGTTCCAGTTCGTGA
- a CDS encoding sigma-70 family RNA polymerase sigma factor: protein MAAIDAETLGALFDRHGPALVLYARQWCGTPEDVVQDAFVTLARARGLPDRVLPWLFRVVRNAAINAGRGARNRKARESRSSSAEAWLASDDDRIDASAAARLLEDLDPPEREALVARFWGGLTFDEIARLQGCSVATAHRRYQNGLTHLNERLAGRWNPQTSTPNAT, encoded by the coding sequence ATGGCGGCAATCGACGCGGAAACACTCGGCGCCCTGTTCGACCGCCACGGACCCGCGCTCGTCCTGTACGCCCGCCAGTGGTGCGGCACCCCCGAGGACGTGGTGCAGGACGCCTTCGTGACCCTGGCACGCGCCCGAGGCCTGCCCGATCGCGTGCTCCCCTGGCTCTTCCGCGTGGTCCGAAACGCCGCGATCAACGCCGGTCGGGGCGCCCGCAACCGCAAGGCCCGCGAGTCCCGCTCCTCGTCCGCCGAGGCCTGGCTCGCTTCCGACGACGACCGCATCGACGCCTCGGCCGCCGCCCGGCTGCTGGAAGACCTCGACCCGCCCGAGCGCGAAGCCCTCGTCGCCCGATTCTGGGGCGGCCTCACATTCGACGAGATCGCCCGACTCCAGGGCTGCTCGGTCGCCACCGCACACAGACGTTATCAGAACGGCCTGACCCACCTGAACGAGAGGCTAGCCGGCCGATGGAACCCTCAAACTTCGACCCCGAACGCGACCTGA